Proteins encoded in a region of the Pseudomonas shahriarae genome:
- a CDS encoding ribonucleoside-diphosphate reductase subunit alpha encodes MQTDTTRENPQGSVPQAADSNMDLSATAPGQLRVIKRNGTVVPYTDDKITVAITKAFLAVEGGTAAASSRIHDTVARLTEQVTATFKRRMPSGGTIHIEEIQDQVELALMRAGEQKVARDYVIYRDSRAKERAVHAPSAEAVQAHPSIRITLADGSFAPLDLGRLNTIITEACEGLEEVDGDLIQRETLKNLYDGVALTDVNTALVMTARTLVEREPNYSFVTARLLMDTLRAEGLGFLKVAESATHHEMADLYAKALPAYIAKGIEFELLNPILATFDLEKLGKAINHERDQQFTYLGLQTLYDRYFIHKDGIRFELPQVFFMRVAMGLAIEEKNKEDRAIEFYNLLSSFDYMSSTPTLFNAGTLRPQLSSCYLTTVPDDLSGIYHAIHDNAMLSKFAGGLGNDWTPVRALGSYIKGTNGKSQGVVPFLKVVNDTAVAVNQGGKRKGAVCAYLETWHMDIEEFIELRKNTGDDRRRTHDMNTANWIPDLFMKRVFDDGPWTLFSPSEVPDLHDLTGKAFEERYEYYEALSQYPGKIKLFKTIQAKDLWRKMLSMLFETGHPWLTFKDPCNLRSPQQHVGVVHSSNLCTEITLNTNKDEIAVCNLGSINLPNHIVNGKLDTAKLERTVNTAVRMLDNVIDINYYSVPQAQNSNFKHRPVGLGIMGFQDALYLQHIPYGSDAAVEFADKSMEAVSYYAIQASCDLADERGAYETFQGSLWSKGILPLDSQQILIEQRGQKYIDVDLNESLDWAPVRARVQKGIRNSNIMAIAPTATIANITGVSQSIEPTYQNLYVKSNLSGEFTVINPYLVRDLKARDLWDSVMINDLKYYDGSVQQIERIPQELKELYATAFEVDTKWIVDAASRRQKWIDQAQSLNLYIAGASGKKLDVTYRMAWYRGLKTTYYLRALAATSTEKSTINTGKLNAVSSGNHGDDSVLAAPAGPAPVPKACAIDEPDCEACQ; translated from the coding sequence ATGCAAACCGACACAACTCGCGAGAACCCGCAAGGCTCCGTGCCGCAGGCCGCTGATTCGAATATGGATCTGTCCGCCACCGCGCCCGGCCAATTGCGCGTGATCAAGCGTAACGGCACTGTCGTTCCTTATACCGATGACAAAATCACCGTCGCCATCACCAAAGCGTTTCTTGCAGTTGAAGGCGGCACCGCTGCCGCTTCGTCGCGTATCCACGACACCGTTGCCCGCCTGACCGAACAAGTTACCGCGACCTTCAAGCGTCGCATGCCCTCGGGCGGCACCATCCACATCGAAGAAATCCAGGACCAGGTCGAACTGGCCCTGATGCGTGCCGGCGAGCAGAAAGTGGCCCGCGACTACGTGATCTACCGTGATTCGCGCGCCAAGGAGCGTGCCGTACACGCGCCGTCCGCCGAAGCCGTGCAAGCTCACCCGTCGATCCGCATCACCCTGGCTGATGGTTCGTTCGCGCCGCTGGACCTGGGCCGCCTGAACACCATCATCACCGAAGCCTGCGAAGGCCTGGAAGAAGTCGACGGCGACCTGATCCAGCGTGAAACCCTGAAGAACCTGTACGACGGCGTGGCCCTGACCGACGTCAACACCGCCCTGGTGATGACCGCCCGTACCCTGGTCGAGCGTGAGCCGAACTACTCGTTCGTCACCGCCCGCCTGCTGATGGACACCCTGCGTGCCGAAGGCCTGGGCTTCCTGAAAGTCGCCGAGAGCGCGACCCACCACGAAATGGCCGACCTGTACGCCAAGGCCCTGCCTGCCTACATCGCCAAGGGTATCGAGTTCGAATTGCTCAACCCGATCCTGGCCACCTTCGACCTGGAAAAACTCGGCAAGGCGATCAACCACGAGCGTGACCAGCAGTTCACCTACCTGGGCCTGCAAACCCTGTACGACCGTTACTTCATCCACAAGGACGGGATCCGCTTCGAACTGCCGCAAGTGTTCTTCATGCGCGTGGCCATGGGCCTGGCGATCGAAGAGAAGAACAAAGAAGACCGTGCCATCGAGTTCTACAACCTGTTGTCGTCCTTCGACTACATGTCGTCGACCCCGACCCTGTTCAACGCCGGTACCCTGCGTCCACAGCTGTCGAGCTGCTACCTGACCACCGTGCCGGATGACCTGTCGGGCATCTACCACGCGATCCACGATAACGCCATGCTGTCCAAATTCGCTGGCGGCCTGGGCAACGACTGGACGCCGGTGCGTGCACTGGGTTCGTACATCAAGGGCACCAACGGCAAGTCCCAGGGCGTCGTGCCGTTCCTCAAGGTAGTGAACGACACCGCCGTCGCAGTGAACCAGGGTGGCAAGCGCAAAGGCGCGGTATGTGCCTACCTGGAAACCTGGCACATGGACATTGAAGAGTTCATCGAGCTGCGCAAGAACACCGGTGATGATCGTCGTCGTACCCACGACATGAACACCGCCAACTGGATCCCTGACCTGTTCATGAAGCGCGTCTTCGATGACGGCCCGTGGACCCTGTTCTCGCCATCCGAAGTGCCGGACCTGCACGACCTGACCGGCAAGGCCTTCGAAGAGCGTTACGAGTACTACGAAGCCCTGTCCCAGTACCCAGGCAAGATCAAGCTGTTCAAGACCATCCAGGCCAAAGATCTGTGGCGCAAGATGCTGTCGATGCTGTTCGAAACCGGCCACCCATGGTTGACCTTCAAAGACCCGTGCAACCTGCGCAGCCCGCAGCAGCACGTGGGCGTGGTCCACAGCTCGAACCTGTGCACCGAGATCACCCTGAACACCAACAAGGACGAGATCGCCGTCTGCAACCTGGGCTCGATCAACCTGCCGAACCACATCGTCAACGGCAAGCTGGACACCGCCAAGCTGGAACGCACCGTCAACACCGCCGTACGCATGCTCGATAACGTGATCGACATCAACTACTACTCGGTGCCACAGGCGCAGAACTCCAACTTCAAGCATCGTCCGGTCGGCCTGGGGATCATGGGCTTCCAGGACGCTTTGTACCTGCAGCACATTCCTTACGGTTCGGATGCTGCGGTCGAGTTCGCCGACAAGTCCATGGAAGCGGTCAGCTACTACGCGATCCAGGCTTCCTGCGACCTGGCCGACGAGCGCGGCGCCTACGAGACGTTCCAGGGTTCGCTGTGGTCCAAGGGCATCCTGCCGCTGGACTCGCAACAGATCCTGATCGAGCAGCGTGGCCAGAAGTACATCGACGTTGACCTGAACGAATCCCTGGACTGGGCACCGGTACGTGCCCGTGTGCAGAAAGGCATTCGTAACTCCAACATCATGGCCATCGCACCGACCGCGACCATCGCCAACATCACCGGCGTATCGCAGTCGATCGAACCGACCTACCAGAACCTGTATGTGAAATCGAACCTGTCGGGCGAATTCACCGTGATCAACCCGTACCTCGTCCGCGACCTGAAAGCCCGCGACCTGTGGGACTCGGTAATGATCAACGACCTGAAGTACTACGACGGTTCCGTGCAGCAGATCGAGCGCATCCCGCAAGAACTCAAAGAGCTCTACGCGACCGCCTTCGAAGTGGACACCAAGTGGATCGTTGACGCCGCCAGCCGTCGTCAGAAGTGGATCGACCAGGCCCAGTCCCTGAACCTGTACATCGCCGGCGCTTCGGGCAAGAAACTCGACGTGACCTACCGCATGGCTTGGTACCGTGGCCTGAAAACCACTTACTACCTCCGTGCCCTGGCCGCGACCAGCACCGAGAAGTCGACCATCAACACCGGCAAGCTGAACGCTGTATCCAGCGGCAACCACGGTGACGATTCGGTACTCGCTGCTCCAGCCGGCCCGGCACCAGTGCCAAAGGCCTGCGCGATTGACGAGCCGGATTGCGAAGCTTGCCAATAA